From the Candidatus Peregrinibacteria bacterium genome, one window contains:
- the cas4 gene encoding type V CRISPR-associated protein Cas4 has translation MESYIQITWLNDFVFCPRSLYFHNLYGQYSTNVFHDTPQKKGNIAHESIDTKTYSTSKKWIQGLEIWSDTLGVCGKIDLFNTKTGELVERKRKITTIYDGYKYQVWAQAICLEEEGFLVQKIVLYSLSTNTRFEIPVPTQKEKDELFQIIEELRHFSLETPFVPNPQKCARCIYAELCDSKAEL, from the coding sequence ATGGAATCATACATTCAAATTACTTGGCTGAACGACTTTGTCTTTTGTCCACGATCACTCTATTTTCATAACCTGTACGGACAATATTCCACGAATGTTTTTCACGATACACCACAGAAAAAGGGAAATATCGCTCACGAAAGTATCGACACAAAAACCTATTCCACTTCAAAAAAATGGATTCAAGGTTTAGAAATTTGGAGTGATACGCTTGGCGTGTGTGGCAAAATAGACCTTTTCAACACCAAAACCGGTGAATTGGTAGAACGGAAGCGAAAAATAACGACCATTTACGATGGATACAAATATCAGGTATGGGCGCAAGCAATATGCTTAGAAGAAGAGGGGTTTTTGGTGCAGAAGATTGTTCTTTACTCGCTCTCGACCAATACGAGATTTGAAATTCCTGTTCCAACGCAAAAAGAAAAAGATGAGCTTTTCCAAATAATAGAGGAATTGCGACATTTTTCTCTCGAAACGCCTTTCGTACCCAATCCGCAAAAGTGCGCCCGATGTATTTATGCGGAACTTTGCGATTCTAAGGCGGAATTATAA
- the cas12a gene encoding type V CRISPR-associated protein Cas12a/Cpf1, which translates to MNNSLFSSFTNQYSLSKTLRFELKPVGKTQQMLEETKVFQRDETIQKKYEATKPYFDRLHREFVKEALESKVLSELDGYFEIFKKWKIDKKVYEKEIQKKEGELRKGIVQFFNTQGKEWAEKYSGLKNKNIEILFEEAVFKAILKERYENEEGSMVADESTGELVSIFDSWKGFSGYFGKFFETRKNFYKDDGTSTALATRIIDQNLKRFCDNIQIFECLKEKVDFREVEENFGKSLSEIFSINFYNTCFLQDGINFYNKVLGGEALKNGEKLKGLNEFINKYRQDHKGEKLPFFKSLDKQILSEKEQFIDEIENDEKLLDILKSFHKTAQLKALILKRLFEDFLVDQGKYHLEEIYLSKEAINTIFHKWTNETETVEEALYEVLRSAKIISTSAKKKDGGYSFSDFIALSHIKESLEKIPSKKFWKERYYEIQNFEEKQIWEQFLAIFEFEFLSLFRSEKTNSETGEKVESGYEIFEKDFSNLLSHFVFDQNAKIIIKNFSDSILTIYQMAKYFALEKKRAWQTDYELDAFYTNPENGYLQFYENAYEEIVQVYNKLRNYLTKKPYSEEKWKLNFDNPTLADGWDKNKESDNSAVILRKNGEYYLGLMSKGNNKIFDDRNIQNFSKNIEQGKYEKVVYKFFPDQAKMFPKVCFSAKGLEFFQPSEEIWNIYKNAEFKKGETFSINSMQKLIDFYKDCLKKYDGWKGYDFEHLKTTELYQENIGEFFRDVSEDGYKITFQDISESYINEKNQNGELYLFQIKNKDWNEGATGAKNLHTLYFESLFSEENRKQNFPMKLNGQAEIFYRPKTKDLKKEKITTKSGKILEKEEKAFQKNRFTENKIFFHVPLTLNRTKSDPFQFNVKINNFLANNPEINIIGVDRGEKHLAYFSVITQEGKILDSGTLNEITGVNYAEKLEEKAKNREQERKDWQTVEGIKDLKKGYISQVVRKLADLAIQHNAIIVFEDLNMRFKQIRGGIEKSVYQQLEKALIEKLNFLVNKGEKNLEKAGHLLKAYQLAAPFTTFKDMGKQTGIIFYTQAAYTSRIDPITGWRPHLYLKYSSAEKAKADIQNFTKIEFSNGRFEFTYDIKNFRTQKEYPQNTIWTICSSVERFRWNRHLNNNKGGYDHYASITENLLQLLKEAEIDIMTGNILGQIESLNTKEHVQFFKDLIFYINLICQIRNTDDQAKIFDKQDFIFSPVEPFFDSRKSEEFGKDLPKNGDDNGAYNIARKGILVLKKISDFSEKNGGCEKMKWDNLFVSNAEWDNFVSH; encoded by the coding sequence ATGAACAACTCTCTTTTCTCGTCATTTACGAATCAATATTCATTGAGCAAGACGCTGAGGTTTGAGTTAAAACCTGTGGGAAAGACACAGCAAATGTTAGAGGAAACAAAAGTCTTTCAAAGAGATGAAACTATTCAAAAAAAATACGAAGCAACCAAACCATATTTTGATCGACTCCACAGAGAATTTGTAAAAGAGGCATTGGAGAGCAAAGTTTTATCCGAACTCGATGGATATTTTGAGATTTTTAAGAAATGGAAAATCGATAAGAAAGTGTACGAAAAAGAAATACAAAAAAAAGAGGGAGAATTACGGAAAGGAATCGTGCAATTTTTTAACACACAAGGAAAAGAATGGGCGGAAAAATATTCAGGATTAAAGAACAAAAACATAGAAATTCTTTTTGAAGAGGCTGTTTTTAAGGCAATCCTAAAAGAAAGGTATGAAAATGAAGAAGGAAGTATGGTTGCTGATGAATCAACCGGGGAACTTGTTTCGATTTTTGACAGTTGGAAGGGCTTTTCTGGATATTTTGGCAAGTTCTTCGAAACCCGAAAGAACTTTTACAAGGATGATGGAACATCTACGGCACTAGCGACACGAATTATTGACCAAAACCTCAAACGCTTTTGCGACAATATTCAAATTTTTGAGTGTCTTAAAGAAAAAGTTGATTTTAGAGAAGTCGAAGAAAACTTTGGAAAATCACTCTCCGAAATCTTCTCAATCAATTTTTACAACACTTGCTTTCTGCAAGATGGAATTAATTTTTATAATAAAGTTTTAGGTGGTGAAGCGCTCAAAAATGGTGAAAAGCTCAAGGGTCTCAATGAATTCATTAATAAATATAGACAAGATCACAAAGGAGAAAAACTACCGTTTTTTAAATCACTTGATAAACAAATTCTCAGCGAGAAAGAACAATTTATTGATGAAATTGAAAATGACGAAAAACTTTTAGACATACTCAAATCTTTTCACAAAACTGCTCAATTGAAAGCCCTCATCCTCAAAAGACTTTTTGAAGATTTTCTTGTAGATCAGGGAAAATACCATTTAGAAGAAATTTACCTTTCTAAAGAAGCCATCAATACTATTTTTCATAAATGGACAAACGAAACAGAAACCGTTGAGGAAGCACTTTATGAAGTACTAAGAAGCGCAAAAATCATTTCTACTTCTGCCAAGAAAAAAGATGGTGGATATTCTTTCTCCGATTTTATTGCTCTTTCCCATATCAAAGAATCTCTCGAAAAAATTCCTTCAAAAAAATTTTGGAAAGAGCGGTATTATGAAATTCAAAATTTTGAAGAAAAACAAATATGGGAACAGTTTTTAGCAATTTTTGAGTTTGAATTTCTGTCCCTTTTTAGGTCTGAAAAAACAAATTCAGAAACTGGAGAGAAAGTAGAATCTGGATATGAGATTTTTGAAAAAGATTTTTCAAATCTTCTCTCACATTTTGTTTTCGACCAAAACGCAAAAATTATCATCAAAAACTTTTCCGATTCGATTTTGACTATTTACCAAATGGCAAAGTATTTTGCACTAGAGAAGAAAAGGGCATGGCAAACGGATTACGAACTCGATGCTTTTTATACGAATCCAGAAAACGGATATTTACAGTTCTATGAAAATGCATATGAAGAAATCGTACAAGTCTACAACAAACTCCGAAATTATCTGACAAAAAAGCCGTATAGTGAGGAAAAATGGAAATTGAATTTTGATAATCCAACACTTGCTGATGGTTGGGATAAAAATAAAGAATCCGATAATTCAGCGGTAATTTTACGAAAGAATGGGGAATATTATTTAGGACTCATGTCAAAAGGAAACAATAAGATTTTTGATGACCGAAATATTCAGAATTTCTCAAAAAATATAGAACAAGGAAAATACGAAAAAGTGGTATATAAATTTTTCCCCGATCAAGCGAAAATGTTCCCAAAAGTCTGTTTTTCTGCAAAAGGACTAGAGTTTTTCCAACCATCAGAAGAAATTTGGAATATTTATAAAAATGCTGAATTTAAAAAAGGAGAAACTTTCTCAATAAACAGTATGCAGAAGCTCATTGATTTCTATAAAGATTGTTTAAAAAAATATGATGGCTGGAAGGGGTATGATTTTGAACACCTAAAGACAACAGAATTGTATCAGGAGAATATTGGTGAATTTTTTCGAGATGTCTCGGAAGATGGTTATAAAATAACTTTTCAAGATATTTCCGAATCCTACATTAACGAGAAAAATCAAAATGGCGAACTTTATCTCTTCCAAATCAAAAACAAAGACTGGAATGAAGGAGCAACAGGAGCAAAGAATCTTCACACACTCTATTTTGAATCTCTTTTTTCGGAAGAAAACAGAAAACAAAATTTCCCTATGAAACTCAATGGACAAGCGGAGATTTTTTATCGCCCCAAAACAAAAGATCTCAAAAAAGAGAAAATAACAACGAAAAGCGGAAAAATACTCGAAAAAGAAGAAAAAGCCTTTCAAAAAAATCGCTTTACGGAAAACAAAATTTTCTTCCATGTCCCCCTCACCCTGAATAGAACGAAAAGCGACCCATTCCAGTTCAACGTGAAAATCAACAACTTTCTTGCAAATAATCCCGAAATCAACATTATCGGCGTAGATCGAGGAGAAAAACATTTGGCATATTTTTCAGTAATTACACAAGAAGGGAAAATTTTAGATAGTGGAACTCTTAATGAAATTACTGGAGTGAACTACGCTGAAAAACTCGAAGAAAAAGCAAAAAATCGTGAACAAGAACGCAAAGACTGGCAAACAGTAGAAGGAATTAAGGATCTAAAGAAAGGATATATTTCACAAGTTGTTCGAAAACTTGCAGATCTTGCCATTCAACATAATGCCATTATTGTCTTTGAAGACTTGAACATGCGATTTAAACAAATTCGTGGTGGAATTGAAAAATCCGTATATCAACAACTTGAAAAAGCTCTCATCGAAAAACTCAATTTTCTCGTGAACAAAGGAGAGAAAAACCTCGAAAAAGCGGGGCATCTTTTGAAAGCGTACCAACTCGCTGCTCCATTTACGACCTTTAAAGATATGGGAAAACAGACCGGAATCATTTTCTATACGCAAGCAGCGTATACATCACGTATTGATCCTATAACCGGATGGCGACCACACTTGTATCTCAAATATTCCAGTGCAGAAAAAGCAAAGGCAGATATTCAAAATTTTACGAAGATTGAATTTTCGAACGGAAGATTTGAATTTACCTATGACATCAAGAATTTTCGAACCCAAAAAGAATATCCTCAAAACACCATTTGGACGATTTGTTCATCAGTAGAGCGTTTTCGATGGAATCGACATTTAAATAACAATAAAGGTGGATATGATCATTATGCAAGTATAACCGAGAATTTACTGCAATTACTCAAAGAGGCTGAAATCGATATTATGACGGGGAATATTCTTGGTCAGATTGAAAGCTTAAATACGAAAGAACATGTGCAATTCTTTAAAGATCTTATTTTCTATATCAACCTTATTTGCCAGATACGAAATACTGATGATCAAGCAAAGATATTCGATAAACAAGACTTCATTTTCTCTCCTGTAGAACCATTTTTTGATAGCAGAAAATCCGAAGAATTTGGAAAAGATCTTCCAAAAAATGGAGATGATAACGGAGCATACAATATTGCTCGAAAGGGAATTTTAGTTCTCAAGAAAATCTCAGATTTTTCGGAAAAAAATGGAGGTTGCGAAAAAATGAAGTGGGACAATTTGTTCGTAAGCAATGCCGAGTGGGATAACTTTGTTTCACATTAA
- the cas1 gene encoding type V CRISPR-associated endonuclease Cas1: MLSYPDFCEKQILFLSTEDARHLRFQNNNLILEKEKEILFQLPFHRIFALFVIGHGTFSSVFLQKIIKNGVALFFVNQNFRVYAALGAKTEGNTLLRKRQYLLSDSLPIARHLVHNKIKNQLALLQSIRKKTDIEKKAIADIREIAKGIPEAKNNESLLGIEGSVAKLFFGAYFREMSWHGRKPRTKFDPANTLLDMGYTILFHILEAHLRLYGFDIYCGVYHQFFYERKSLVCDMVEPFRCLVDRALRNAYGLKQIDEKDFDIHGHQYMLPWKNGGKYARIFTNAIVERKEDIFRHVQSYYRCFIRDEMEKLPVFSV; the protein is encoded by the coding sequence ATGCTTTCGTACCCAGACTTTTGCGAAAAACAGATTCTCTTTCTCTCTACCGAAGACGCACGACATTTGCGTTTTCAAAACAACAATCTCATTCTTGAAAAAGAAAAGGAAATTTTGTTTCAACTCCCTTTTCATCGAATTTTTGCTTTATTTGTTATTGGACATGGAACCTTTTCGAGCGTCTTTCTCCAGAAAATAATCAAAAACGGAGTCGCACTCTTTTTTGTAAATCAAAATTTCCGCGTCTACGCCGCGCTTGGGGCAAAAACTGAAGGAAACACTCTTCTTCGAAAACGCCAATATCTTCTATCAGATTCACTGCCCATTGCACGGCATCTTGTGCACAACAAAATTAAAAATCAACTCGCACTCCTCCAATCGATTCGAAAAAAAACAGATATTGAGAAAAAAGCCATCGCAGATATTCGAGAAATAGCAAAAGGAATTCCCGAAGCGAAAAATAATGAATCACTTTTGGGAATTGAGGGAAGCGTGGCAAAACTGTTTTTTGGTGCATATTTTCGGGAGATGAGCTGGCACGGAAGAAAACCACGAACCAAGTTTGATCCAGCAAATACCTTGCTCGACATGGGCTACACCATTCTTTTTCACATTCTCGAGGCACATTTGCGACTCTATGGATTCGACATATATTGCGGCGTGTATCATCAGTTTTTCTATGAGCGAAAATCTCTCGTGTGTGACATGGTGGAGCCATTTCGATGTCTTGTTGACCGTGCGCTTCGCAATGCATATGGACTCAAGCAAATTGATGAAAAAGATTTTGATATTCACGGACACCAATATATGTTGCCATGGAAAAATGGAGGAAAGTACGCTCGTATTTTTACCAATGCCATTGTGGAACGAAAAGAGGATATTTTTCGCCATGTGCAAAGCTACTACCGCTGTTTCATCCGTGATGAAATGGAAAAACTCCCTGTATTTTCTGTCTAA